A region of Clarias gariepinus isolate MV-2021 ecotype Netherlands chromosome 25, CGAR_prim_01v2, whole genome shotgun sequence DNA encodes the following proteins:
- the impa1 gene encoding inositol monophosphatase 1 gives MPDLWQEAMDHAVAVARKAGEVVREALQNEMKVMCKSTSVDLVTKTDQKVEQLIIDSVKDKFPTHSFIGEESVADGQPCILSENPTWIIDPVDGTTNFVHGYPFVAVCIGFAVEKTLEFGVVYSCIEDKMYTARRGRGAFCNGEPLQVSDQKEINQSIIATEFGSSRDPAVVDKIFSNMRRILCLPVHGIRGAGSAALNMCLVAAGCVEAYYEIGIHCWDVAAAAVIVQEAGGVLRDVEGGPMDLMSRRIVAANNHTIAERVIKEVEAYPAVRDDAP, from the exons ATGCCTGACCTCTGGCAGGAAGCCATGGACCATGCGGTAGCTGTGGCCAGGAAAGCAGgagag GTGGTCCGGGAGGCTCTGCAGAATGAGATGAAGGTGATGTGTAAAAGCACCTCGGTCGACCTGGTGACTAAAACCGACCAGAAAGTCGAGCAGCTCATCATCGATTCAGTCAAGGACAAATTTCCTACACACAG TTTTATTGGTGAGGAGTCGGTGGCTGACGGTCAGCCGTGCATTCTGTCTGAAAATCCCACCTGGATCATCGACCCTGTGGACGGCACCACCAACTTCGTACACGG ATATCCCTTCGTGGCCGTGTGTATCGGGTTTGCAGTGGAGAAGACG ttgGAGTTTGGTGTGGTGTACAGCTGTATAGAGGATAAGATGTACACGGCGCGCCGGGGGAGAGGAGCGTTCTGTAACGGAGAACCTCTCCAAGTCTCCGATCAGAAAG AGATTAATCAGTCCATCATCGCCACCGAGTTCGGCTCAAGCAGAGATCCTGCAGTCGTCGACAAGATCTTCTCCAACATGAGGAGGATCCTCTGTCTGCCAGTGCACGG GATTCGTGGCGCCGGGTCTGCGGCACTGAACATGTGTCTGGTGGCGGCCGGTTGCGTGGAGGCGTATTACGAGATCGGGATCCACTGCTGGGACGTGGCAGCCGCCGCGGTCATCGTTCAGGAGGCAGGGGGAGTCCTGCGGGACGTGGAGG GTGGACCGATGGACCTGATGTCGAGGAGAATCGTGGCAGCAAATAACCACACCATCGCCGAAAGAGTGATCAAAGAGGTCGAGGCGTATCCTGCAGTCCGGGACGACGCCCCTTAG
- the si:dkey-181m9.8 gene encoding uncharacterized protein si:dkey-181m9.8 isoform X2 gives MTRVTAESEFKTLAECNYFYPADVLAEVREVTAAFPDLHLYVDYYCYPNNDRKKLVHLGGTVPVLYEGVQYNIPVCIWLHETHPQNPPRCLVCPLRSMVINSRSSSVDAQGHVLLHCLSNWKHGWSNLSIVLEEMVAAFQRESPLFSSQPKRSPNLASSAKQQSLGDQLDHRRPDLNARSGNSVQRKFSHPEMSSSSLPLSASSSKRVKGSQSQDGVGEPSAVRRSYTQELLDFGISFGEPNLQKNPTNPFITAPNMIASDSDDVSNLFKSLQLERIVNKYQLDYKDKDIPQAWRQSRGHDQESLPHPRLLDDRHRVLRKQSGGGEVAAVTYPLAQPDQAVITFRSYRDAAQVLKQPNRIITLDEHQVLIQLQNLKSLHVRVPEGLQGEKAEMFINILSSEGCTFTPADVLEAVQACRDIPSALKYLSHVCPICQEQVSFSKMITMTHCSCTFCECCFKAYFSSVIKEKSIDYAVCPLCNEPDVRAAGRREESVEYFSLLDTKIRHYLDTQTHELFQRKLRDRALQEMPNFRWCAHCSFGLLHEADRLRMDCPSCNKSTCFQCKSPWASQHEGLSCEKFKEWLQLNSPEFQNSRLELLLSRNKIDCPKCKFRFLLSKGGCLHFRCTQCQHEFCGGCSRPFRLGAVCDFSAECAAKGLHAHHPRDCLYHLRDWSVTKLRSLLQHYGVSHPFVSRWKNDAGQKRSKGVCGVMEHKETGSVKEEACGRPAFQEYSGYCTIHYKECLVELINQNHLDPVVLLEGPELRAELDRWKIPVPEKQPSESERVYKERLRQVLIERLSLTARTNLVAPPTPSPSPTSPMLAAAPWYSVLNPGRAKAEDSQLLLMLND, from the exons TGTAACTACTTCTACCCAGCTGACGTCCTGGCAGAGGTCAGAGAGGTCACGGCAGCGTTTCCTGACCTCCACCTTTATGTGGATTATTACT gTTACCCCAACAATGACAGGAAGAAGCTGGTCCATTTGGGCGGCACCGTCCCTGTGCTTTATGAAG GTGTACAGTACAACATCCCAGTGTGCATCTGGCTCCACGAGACCCACCCCCAGAACCCACCACGCTGCCTCGTGTGCCCACTACGCAGCATGGTGATCAACAGCAGGAGCAGCAGTGTGGATGCTCAGGGGCACGTCCTCCTGCACTGCCTTAGCAACTGGAAGCAC GGTTGGTCTAACCTGTCCATCGTCCTGGAGGAGATGGTCGCTGCGTTTCAGCGCGAGTCGCCTCTTTTCTCAAGTCAACCGAAAAGATCTCCAAATCTCGCCTCTAGCGCAAAACAGCAGTCACTCGGGGATCAGCTTGATCATCGCAGACCTGACCTGAACGCCAGGAG TGGAAACTCTGTTCAAAGGAAGTTCTCTCACCCTGAAATGTCCTCATCGTCTCTGCCCCTTTCAGCCAGCAGCT CCAAGCGTGTGAAGGGGAGTCAGTCTCAGGACGGCGTAGGAGAGCCGAGTGCCGTGAGGAGGTCGTACACGCAGGAGCTGCTGGATTTCGGGATTTCCTTCGGAGAGCCGAACCTCCAGAAAAACCCAACTAACCCGTTTATCactg CCCCAAATATGATCGCCTCTGATTCTGATGATGTCAGTAACTTGTTTAAAAGTCTTCAGCTGGAACGAATAGTCAACAAGTACCAGCTTGACTACAAAGACAAAG ACATTCCTCAGGCGTGGAGGCAGAGTCGGGGGCACGACCAGGAATCTTTACCCCACCCGAGGTTGCTTGATGACAGACACAGAGTCTTG AGGAAGCAGAGCGGAGGCGGCGAGGTGGCAGCTGTCACGTACCCTTTAGCTCAGCCAGACCAGGCTGTGATCACCTTCAGGAGCTACAGGG ATGCTGCACAAGTCCTGAAACAGCCAAACAGGATCATCACACTGGACGAACATCAAGTTCTCATCCAGCTACAGAACTTGAAAAGCTTACAC GTCCGCGTCCCAGAGGGACTCCAGGGCGAGAAAGCCGAGATGTTCATCAACATCCTGAGTTCGGAGGGCTGCACTTTCACCCCAGCAGATGTGCTGGAGGCGGTTCAGGCGTGCAGAGACATCCCGTCTGCTCTCAAATACCTTTCTCACGTCTGCCCCATCTGCCAGGAGCAGGTGTCCTTCAGTAAG ATGATCACCATGACGCACTGCTCGTGTACGTTCTGCGAATGCTGCTTCAAGGCCTACTTCTCGTCCGTCATCAAAGAGAAGAGCATCGACTACGCGGTATGTCCGCTGTGTAACGAGCCAGACGTGCGAGCAGCAGGACGCAGGGAGGAGTCTGTGGAGTACTTCAGTCTGCTCGACACAAAG ATAAGGCACTATCTGGACACACAGACCCATGAGCTGTTTCAGAGGAAGCTGAGAGACCGTGCTCTGCAGGAGATGCCCAATTTCCGCTGGTGTGCTCAT TGTTCTTTCGGACTCCTTCACGAAGCCGACAGACTGAGGATGGACTGCCCCAGCTGCAACAAGAGCACGTGCTTTCAGTGTAAAAGCCCT TGGGCGTCCCAGCATGAAGGACTTTCCTGCGAGAAGTTTAAGGAGTGGCTGCAGCTCAACAGCCCCGAGTTCCAGAACTCTCGCCTGGAGCTCCTCCTCAGCAGGAACAAGATAG ATTGCCCCAAATGCAAGTTCCGGTTCTTGCTGTCTAAAGGCGGATGTTTACATTTTAGATGCACGCAATGCCAGCACGAGTTCTGCGGAGGCTGCAGTCGGCCATTCAGACTGGGCGCT GTGTGTGATTTCTCCGCCGAATGTGCTGCCAAGGGTTTACACGCCCATCACCCCAGGGActgtctgtaccacctcagagaCTGGAGTGTGACCAAACTACGCAGTCTGCTGCAG CACTATGGCGTGTCCCATCCATTCGTGTCCAGATGGAAGAATGATGCAGGGCAAAAGCGCTCAAAAG GCGTGTGTGGAGTGATGGAGCACAAAGAGACCGGGAGTGTGAAAGAAGAGGCGTGCGGGCGCCCCGCTTTTCAAGAATACAGCGGTTACTGCAC GATTCATTATAAGGAATGTCTGGTGGAGTTGATCAACCAGAACCACCTCGACCCGGTGGTGCTGCTCGAGGGGCCCGAGCTGCGTGCCGAACTGGACCGCTGGAAGATCCCGGTCCCGGAAAAGCAACCCTCGGAGTCCGAAAGGGTCTACAAGGAGCGCCTCAGACAG GTGTTGATCGAGAGGCTGAGTTTGACCGCGAGGACAAACCTGGTCGCTCCGCCCACGCCGTCGCCTTCTCCCACCTCCCCGATGCTCGCCGCCGCTCCCTGGTACTCGGTGCTGAACCCGGGCAGAGCCAAAGCTGAGGACTCACAACTGCTGCTCATGCTCAACGACTGA
- the si:dkey-181m9.8 gene encoding uncharacterized protein si:dkey-181m9.8 isoform X1: MTRVTAESEFKTLAECNYFYPADVLAEVREVTAAFPDLHLYVDYYCYPNNDRKKLVHLGGTVPVLYEGVQYNIPVCIWLHETHPQNPPRCLVCPLRSMVINSRSSSVDAQGHVLLHCLSNWKHGWSNLSIVLEEMVAAFQRESPLFSSQPKRSPNLASSAKQQSLGDQLDHRRPDLNARSGNSVQRKFSHPEMSSSSLPLSASSSKRVKGSQSQDGVGEPSAVRRSYTQELLDFGISFGEPNLQKNPTNPFITAPNMIASDSDDVSNLFKSLQLERIVNKYQLDYKDKDIPQAWRQSRGHDQESLPHPRLLDDRHRVLVSHLPMDVSPQRMKNKLTIYFQRKQSGGGEVAAVTYPLAQPDQAVITFRSYRDAAQVLKQPNRIITLDEHQVLIQLQNLKSLHVRVPEGLQGEKAEMFINILSSEGCTFTPADVLEAVQACRDIPSALKYLSHVCPICQEQVSFSKMITMTHCSCTFCECCFKAYFSSVIKEKSIDYAVCPLCNEPDVRAAGRREESVEYFSLLDTKIRHYLDTQTHELFQRKLRDRALQEMPNFRWCAHCSFGLLHEADRLRMDCPSCNKSTCFQCKSPWASQHEGLSCEKFKEWLQLNSPEFQNSRLELLLSRNKIDCPKCKFRFLLSKGGCLHFRCTQCQHEFCGGCSRPFRLGAVCDFSAECAAKGLHAHHPRDCLYHLRDWSVTKLRSLLQHYGVSHPFVSRWKNDAGQKRSKGVCGVMEHKETGSVKEEACGRPAFQEYSGYCTIHYKECLVELINQNHLDPVVLLEGPELRAELDRWKIPVPEKQPSESERVYKERLRQVLIERLSLTARTNLVAPPTPSPSPTSPMLAAAPWYSVLNPGRAKAEDSQLLLMLND; this comes from the exons TGTAACTACTTCTACCCAGCTGACGTCCTGGCAGAGGTCAGAGAGGTCACGGCAGCGTTTCCTGACCTCCACCTTTATGTGGATTATTACT gTTACCCCAACAATGACAGGAAGAAGCTGGTCCATTTGGGCGGCACCGTCCCTGTGCTTTATGAAG GTGTACAGTACAACATCCCAGTGTGCATCTGGCTCCACGAGACCCACCCCCAGAACCCACCACGCTGCCTCGTGTGCCCACTACGCAGCATGGTGATCAACAGCAGGAGCAGCAGTGTGGATGCTCAGGGGCACGTCCTCCTGCACTGCCTTAGCAACTGGAAGCAC GGTTGGTCTAACCTGTCCATCGTCCTGGAGGAGATGGTCGCTGCGTTTCAGCGCGAGTCGCCTCTTTTCTCAAGTCAACCGAAAAGATCTCCAAATCTCGCCTCTAGCGCAAAACAGCAGTCACTCGGGGATCAGCTTGATCATCGCAGACCTGACCTGAACGCCAGGAG TGGAAACTCTGTTCAAAGGAAGTTCTCTCACCCTGAAATGTCCTCATCGTCTCTGCCCCTTTCAGCCAGCAGCT CCAAGCGTGTGAAGGGGAGTCAGTCTCAGGACGGCGTAGGAGAGCCGAGTGCCGTGAGGAGGTCGTACACGCAGGAGCTGCTGGATTTCGGGATTTCCTTCGGAGAGCCGAACCTCCAGAAAAACCCAACTAACCCGTTTATCactg CCCCAAATATGATCGCCTCTGATTCTGATGATGTCAGTAACTTGTTTAAAAGTCTTCAGCTGGAACGAATAGTCAACAAGTACCAGCTTGACTACAAAGACAAAG ACATTCCTCAGGCGTGGAGGCAGAGTCGGGGGCACGACCAGGAATCTTTACCCCACCCGAGGTTGCTTGATGACAGACACAGAGTCTTGGTGAGCCATCTGCCCATGGATGTCTCTCCTCAGAGGATGAAAAACAAACTGACCATCTACTTTCAGAGGAAGCAGAGCGGAGGCGGCGAGGTGGCAGCTGTCACGTACCCTTTAGCTCAGCCAGACCAGGCTGTGATCACCTTCAGGAGCTACAGGG ATGCTGCACAAGTCCTGAAACAGCCAAACAGGATCATCACACTGGACGAACATCAAGTTCTCATCCAGCTACAGAACTTGAAAAGCTTACAC GTCCGCGTCCCAGAGGGACTCCAGGGCGAGAAAGCCGAGATGTTCATCAACATCCTGAGTTCGGAGGGCTGCACTTTCACCCCAGCAGATGTGCTGGAGGCGGTTCAGGCGTGCAGAGACATCCCGTCTGCTCTCAAATACCTTTCTCACGTCTGCCCCATCTGCCAGGAGCAGGTGTCCTTCAGTAAG ATGATCACCATGACGCACTGCTCGTGTACGTTCTGCGAATGCTGCTTCAAGGCCTACTTCTCGTCCGTCATCAAAGAGAAGAGCATCGACTACGCGGTATGTCCGCTGTGTAACGAGCCAGACGTGCGAGCAGCAGGACGCAGGGAGGAGTCTGTGGAGTACTTCAGTCTGCTCGACACAAAG ATAAGGCACTATCTGGACACACAGACCCATGAGCTGTTTCAGAGGAAGCTGAGAGACCGTGCTCTGCAGGAGATGCCCAATTTCCGCTGGTGTGCTCAT TGTTCTTTCGGACTCCTTCACGAAGCCGACAGACTGAGGATGGACTGCCCCAGCTGCAACAAGAGCACGTGCTTTCAGTGTAAAAGCCCT TGGGCGTCCCAGCATGAAGGACTTTCCTGCGAGAAGTTTAAGGAGTGGCTGCAGCTCAACAGCCCCGAGTTCCAGAACTCTCGCCTGGAGCTCCTCCTCAGCAGGAACAAGATAG ATTGCCCCAAATGCAAGTTCCGGTTCTTGCTGTCTAAAGGCGGATGTTTACATTTTAGATGCACGCAATGCCAGCACGAGTTCTGCGGAGGCTGCAGTCGGCCATTCAGACTGGGCGCT GTGTGTGATTTCTCCGCCGAATGTGCTGCCAAGGGTTTACACGCCCATCACCCCAGGGActgtctgtaccacctcagagaCTGGAGTGTGACCAAACTACGCAGTCTGCTGCAG CACTATGGCGTGTCCCATCCATTCGTGTCCAGATGGAAGAATGATGCAGGGCAAAAGCGCTCAAAAG GCGTGTGTGGAGTGATGGAGCACAAAGAGACCGGGAGTGTGAAAGAAGAGGCGTGCGGGCGCCCCGCTTTTCAAGAATACAGCGGTTACTGCAC GATTCATTATAAGGAATGTCTGGTGGAGTTGATCAACCAGAACCACCTCGACCCGGTGGTGCTGCTCGAGGGGCCCGAGCTGCGTGCCGAACTGGACCGCTGGAAGATCCCGGTCCCGGAAAAGCAACCCTCGGAGTCCGAAAGGGTCTACAAGGAGCGCCTCAGACAG GTGTTGATCGAGAGGCTGAGTTTGACCGCGAGGACAAACCTGGTCGCTCCGCCCACGCCGTCGCCTTCTCCCACCTCCCCGATGCTCGCCGCCGCTCCCTGGTACTCGGTGCTGAACCCGGGCAGAGCCAAAGCTGAGGACTCACAACTGCTGCTCATGCTCAACGACTGA